The following coding sequences are from one Verrucosispora sp. WMMD573 window:
- a CDS encoding glutamyl-tRNA reductase, producing the protein MKLLVVGASYRTAPVATLERLAVSPSGLDRTLGRLVAQPYVSEAVLVSTCNRVEVYAAVSGFHGGLGDICAVLAEQAGCQPAALANHLYVHFDSAAVDHVFRVAAGLDSMVIGEAQILGQLRDAYHWASAADTAGRLLHELMQQALRVGKRAHSETGIDRAGQSVVTAALGLAAGHLDDDLTGRPALIVGAGAMGSLGVATLSRLGAGPLTVANRSTDRAVRLAESYGAGARPMAELAETLATVDIVVAATAATEPVLTREVVAAAAAGRDPGRGPLVLLDLAVPRDVGPGVAELPGVEVIDIDRMAALLADGPVATDAAAVERIVAGEVESFLSWLRGADVAPTVAALRGRADDVVTAELRRLAQRRPDLSDDQRAEVARTVHRVVQRLLHQPTVRVRQLAAEPGGDQYTALLRELFDLQVPQTSPVDTVPDITPPTGGER; encoded by the coding sequence GTGAAACTCCTCGTCGTGGGCGCGTCGTACCGCACCGCACCGGTCGCCACCCTGGAACGACTCGCGGTGTCACCCAGCGGGCTCGACCGCACCCTTGGGCGCCTGGTGGCGCAGCCCTACGTCAGCGAGGCCGTCCTCGTCTCCACCTGCAACCGGGTGGAGGTCTACGCGGCGGTGTCCGGCTTCCACGGCGGGCTCGGCGACATCTGTGCCGTCCTCGCCGAGCAGGCGGGATGCCAGCCGGCCGCGCTGGCCAACCACCTTTACGTGCACTTCGACTCGGCTGCTGTGGATCACGTCTTCCGGGTCGCCGCCGGCCTGGACTCGATGGTGATCGGCGAGGCGCAGATTCTCGGGCAGCTCCGGGACGCCTACCACTGGGCCAGCGCGGCCGACACCGCCGGGCGGCTGCTGCACGAGCTGATGCAGCAGGCGCTGCGGGTCGGCAAGCGCGCCCACTCGGAGACCGGTATCGACCGCGCCGGCCAGAGTGTGGTCACCGCCGCGCTGGGGCTCGCCGCCGGCCACCTCGACGACGACCTCACCGGCCGTCCCGCGCTGATCGTCGGTGCCGGTGCGATGGGCTCGCTGGGCGTGGCGACGCTGTCCCGGCTCGGTGCCGGGCCGCTGACCGTGGCGAACCGCAGCACCGACCGCGCCGTCCGGCTGGCCGAGTCGTACGGTGCCGGTGCGCGCCCGATGGCCGAGTTGGCCGAAACCCTCGCCACGGTGGACATCGTGGTGGCCGCCACCGCCGCTACCGAGCCGGTCCTCACCCGCGAGGTGGTGGCTGCCGCGGCGGCCGGTCGCGACCCCGGGCGTGGCCCGCTGGTCCTGCTCGACCTCGCGGTACCGCGAGACGTCGGTCCCGGCGTCGCCGAGCTGCCTGGCGTCGAGGTGATCGACATCGACCGGATGGCGGCGCTGCTCGCCGATGGTCCGGTCGCCACGGACGCCGCCGCCGTCGAGCGGATCGTCGCCGGCGAGGTCGAGTCCTTCCTCAGCTGGCTGCGCGGTGCCGACGTCGCCCCGACCGTCGCCGCCCTGCGCGGCCGGGCCGACGACGTGGTCACCGCCGAGCTACGCCGGCTCGCGCAACGCCGTCCCGACCTCAGTGACGACCAGCGCGCCGAGGTGGCCCGTACCGTGCACCGAGTGGTCCAGCGGCTGCTGCACCAGCCGACCGTCCGGGTCCGTCAGCTCGCCGCCGAACCCGGCGGTGACCAGTACACGGCGCTGCTGCGGGAACTGTTCGATCTCCAGGTCCCGCAGACCTCGCCGGTGGACACCGTGCCCGACATCACCCCACCCACCGGAGGCGAGCGATGA
- a CDS encoding HAD hydrolase-like protein, protein MTPASPHLVWDWNGTLLNDLSLVVACTNAVFASEGGPSVTPDEHRVRFRRPIADYYAEVLGRAVDDDAFGRLDKIFHDAYRLGLTTCELAHDAVEAMAAWPGSQSLLSMWFHDELVPTVETYGLTRRFARVDGLRAQVGGDRKAESLARHLDALGVDGRSVVLIGDSLDDADAARSVGGRAVLYTGGFTDRARLLASGHPVADTLTEAVTLATDPTAKSR, encoded by the coding sequence ATGACCCCTGCGAGCCCTCATCTGGTGTGGGACTGGAACGGCACCCTGCTCAACGATCTCAGCCTCGTGGTGGCCTGCACCAACGCGGTGTTCGCCAGCGAGGGCGGGCCGAGCGTCACCCCCGACGAGCACCGGGTCCGGTTCCGCCGGCCGATCGCCGACTACTACGCGGAGGTGCTGGGTCGCGCGGTGGACGACGACGCCTTCGGCCGGCTGGACAAGATCTTCCACGACGCGTACCGGTTGGGTCTGACCACCTGTGAGCTGGCGCACGACGCCGTGGAGGCGATGGCGGCCTGGCCGGGCAGTCAGTCCCTGCTGTCGATGTGGTTCCACGACGAGTTGGTGCCCACCGTCGAGACGTACGGCCTGACCAGGCGGTTCGCCCGGGTTGACGGGCTGCGGGCGCAGGTGGGTGGTGACCGTAAGGCAGAGTCGCTGGCACGGCATCTGGACGCGTTGGGCGTCGACGGCCGGTCGGTGGTGCTGATCGGCGACTCGCTGGACGACGCCGACGCGGCCCGCTCCGTCGGTGGCCGCGCCGTCCTCTACACCGGTGGATTCACCGACCGGGCCCGACTGCTCGCCTCCGGCCATCCCGTCGCCGACACCCTCACCGAGGCCGTGACCCTCGCCACCGACCCCACCGCCAAATCGCGCTGA
- a CDS encoding redox-sensing transcriptional repressor Rex: MSQHRHPGAPGRAGAVPALPDLPEATVARLPEYLRALHNLAETGHETVSSEGLANAAGVNSAKLRKDLSQLGSYGTRGVGYDVGLLIDQIEYVLGLTQRRAVALVGVGNLGHALAGYDGFASRGFRIAALFDADQERVGEEINGLVVQHIDELPRVAAEESIAIGVIATPATAAQRVADRLVAVGVTSILNFAPCVLSVPEGVDVRKVDLAIELQILSFHEHRKASLTALPAAGGSALTALPGGLAVTESQEAIGT; the protein is encoded by the coding sequence ATGAGTCAGCACCGTCACCCTGGCGCGCCCGGTCGCGCAGGTGCCGTACCGGCGCTCCCGGATCTGCCGGAGGCGACGGTGGCCCGGCTCCCCGAATACCTACGTGCCCTGCACAACCTCGCCGAAACCGGTCACGAGACGGTGTCCAGCGAGGGGTTGGCCAACGCCGCCGGAGTGAACTCGGCCAAGCTCCGCAAGGACCTCTCCCAACTCGGCTCGTACGGCACCCGGGGCGTCGGCTACGACGTCGGGCTGCTGATCGATCAGATCGAGTACGTGCTCGGGCTCACCCAGCGGCGGGCCGTCGCCCTGGTCGGAGTGGGTAACCTCGGTCACGCCCTGGCCGGCTACGACGGTTTCGCCAGCCGGGGGTTCCGGATCGCCGCCCTCTTCGACGCCGACCAGGAACGGGTCGGCGAGGAGATCAACGGACTGGTCGTGCAGCACATCGACGAGCTGCCCCGGGTCGCCGCCGAGGAATCAATCGCGATCGGTGTCATCGCCACCCCGGCCACCGCCGCCCAACGGGTGGCGGATCGATTGGTCGCCGTCGGCGTCACGAGCATCCTGAACTTCGCACCGTGCGTACTCTCGGTCCCCGAAGGGGTCGACGTGCGCAAGGTCGACCTGGCCATCGAGTTGCAGATCCTGTCGTTCCACGAGCACCGCAAGGCATCCCTGACCGCGCTTCCCGCCGCCGGTGGGTCCGCCCTCACCGCCCTGCCCGGCGGTCTCGCGGTCACCGAGAGCCAGGAGGCGATCGGCACGTGA
- a CDS encoding helix-turn-helix transcriptional regulator has translation MSTVFEPPDLGPTVGPFPIAGLVRRARRIVGLSQLRMARFAKVAPSTVARVEAGSLTPSLAVLERLLGAAGLYLVAVDQEGRVVLPMEVWDDTRDGADRRYPAHLNTILDPEPGEWWADIYGLARPPETYHRSRPDREARRRRSQWEVRVAKYRNAPPPPDPRTWYRD, from the coding sequence ATGTCCACCGTCTTTGAGCCGCCAGACCTCGGCCCGACCGTCGGCCCCTTTCCCATCGCCGGTCTGGTGCGACGTGCGCGTCGGATCGTCGGGCTCAGTCAGCTGCGGATGGCCCGGTTCGCCAAGGTCGCCCCGTCGACCGTCGCGCGGGTCGAGGCGGGCAGCCTGACGCCGAGCCTGGCCGTGCTGGAGCGGCTGCTGGGCGCGGCCGGGCTCTACCTCGTGGCCGTCGACCAGGAGGGGCGGGTCGTGCTGCCGATGGAGGTCTGGGACGACACGCGGGACGGCGCGGATCGTCGCTACCCCGCCCACCTGAACACCATTCTCGATCCGGAACCGGGCGAATGGTGGGCGGACATCTACGGGCTGGCCCGACCGCCGGAGACCTACCACCGTTCCAGGCCAGATCGGGAGGCGCGGCGGCGCCGCAGTCAGTGGGAGGTGCGGGTGGCGAAGTACCGGAACGCGCCGCCTCCGCCCGACCCACGGACCTGGTACCGAGACTGA
- a CDS encoding uroporphyrinogen-III synthase, with the protein MTRTRKPVGRIAFVGAGPGDPGLLTRRAHDALVDADQVVYDRGVPESLLDVVRAEASSDAQFTPAEGAPGDVAKILISAARSGQNAVHLVAGDPFGHDSVVKEVQAVARTAAHFEVVPGVGQAEGVATYAGVPLPGVRTAADVEDVSALDFDALAAAVQRGSLALAVDAGDLAAIRDGLLAAGVDGGTDVGVTGDGTGETQYTTTSTVDSFVAAALGFTGRVVLTVGDGVGQRDKLSWWENRPLYGWKVLVPRTKEQAGAMSARLRAYGAIPCEVPTIAVEPPRTPAQMERAVKGLVDGRYAWVIFTSVNAVRAVWEKFAEHGLDARHFGGVKIACIGDATADAVRAFGIQPELIPSGEQSSDGLLAEFSPHDEVLDPVGRVLLPRADIATETLAAGLTERGWEVDDVTAYRTVRAAPPPAEIRDAIKSGGFDAVLFTSSSTVRNLVGIAGKPHTRTVVAVIGPKTAETATEFGLRVDVQPPHASVPDLVEALAGYAVELREKLAAMPAKQRRGSKVQGPTALRFR; encoded by the coding sequence ATGACCCGCACCCGTAAGCCCGTAGGCCGTATCGCGTTCGTCGGGGCAGGACCCGGCGACCCGGGCCTGCTGACCCGCCGGGCGCACGACGCCCTGGTCGACGCCGACCAGGTGGTGTACGACCGGGGAGTCCCCGAGTCGCTGCTCGACGTCGTCCGGGCCGAGGCCAGCTCCGACGCCCAGTTCACCCCGGCCGAGGGCGCGCCGGGCGATGTGGCCAAGATCCTCATCTCGGCGGCCCGCTCCGGGCAGAACGCGGTGCACCTGGTGGCCGGCGACCCGTTCGGCCACGACTCGGTGGTCAAGGAGGTGCAGGCGGTGGCGCGTACCGCCGCGCACTTCGAGGTGGTTCCCGGAGTCGGCCAGGCCGAGGGGGTGGCCACCTACGCGGGCGTGCCGCTGCCGGGCGTACGCACCGCCGCCGACGTCGAGGACGTCAGTGCCCTGGACTTCGACGCGCTGGCCGCGGCCGTGCAGCGCGGTTCGCTGGCGCTGGCCGTCGATGCGGGTGACCTGGCCGCGATCCGTGACGGGTTGCTTGCCGCCGGCGTGGACGGTGGCACCGACGTCGGGGTGACCGGGGACGGTACCGGTGAGACGCAGTACACCACCACGTCGACAGTGGACTCCTTCGTCGCGGCGGCACTCGGCTTCACCGGCCGGGTGGTGCTGACCGTCGGTGACGGTGTGGGCCAGCGGGACAAGCTCAGCTGGTGGGAGAACCGCCCGCTGTACGGCTGGAAGGTGCTGGTGCCGCGCACCAAGGAGCAGGCCGGTGCGATGAGTGCCCGGCTGCGGGCGTACGGGGCGATTCCCTGTGAGGTGCCGACCATCGCGGTCGAGCCACCGCGTACCCCCGCCCAGATGGAGCGGGCGGTCAAGGGCCTGGTCGACGGCAGGTACGCCTGGGTGATCTTCACGTCGGTCAACGCGGTGCGGGCGGTCTGGGAGAAGTTCGCCGAGCACGGCCTGGACGCCCGGCACTTCGGCGGCGTCAAGATCGCCTGTATCGGCGACGCCACCGCCGACGCCGTCCGGGCCTTCGGCATCCAGCCGGAGCTGATCCCCTCCGGTGAGCAGTCCTCAGACGGGCTGCTGGCCGAGTTCTCGCCGCACGACGAGGTGCTCGACCCGGTCGGTCGGGTGTTGCTGCCGCGTGCCGACATCGCCACCGAGACGCTCGCCGCCGGGCTCACCGAGCGCGGTTGGGAGGTCGACGACGTGACCGCGTACCGGACGGTGCGGGCCGCTCCGCCGCCGGCCGAGATCCGGGACGCGATCAAGTCGGGTGGGTTCGACGCGGTGCTGTTCACCTCGTCCTCCACAGTCCGGAACCTGGTCGGCATCGCCGGCAAGCCGCACACGCGTACCGTTGTTGCTGTCATCGGGCCCAAGACGGCGGAGACCGCGACGGAGTTCGGCCTGCGGGTTGACGTCCAGCCCCCGCACGCGTCGGTGCCCGATCTGGTGGAGGCGCTCGCCGGCTACGCCGTCGAGCTGCGGGAGAAGCTCGCCGCGATGCCGGCGAAGCAGCGCCGTGGTTCGAAGGTGCAGGGGCCGACCGCGCTGAGGTTCCGGTAG
- a CDS encoding zinc ribbon domain-containing protein, with product MPRYEFRCRACGATFEVNRPMARAGEPAPCPQGHADTVKLLSAVAVTGRGGGSGAASPASGGGCCGGGCGC from the coding sequence ATGCCCCGGTACGAGTTCCGTTGCCGCGCCTGTGGCGCCACCTTCGAGGTCAACCGTCCGATGGCGCGAGCCGGTGAGCCAGCGCCCTGCCCACAGGGGCACGCCGACACGGTGAAACTGCTCTCCGCGGTCGCGGTCACCGGGCGCGGCGGCGGGTCCGGTGCCGCGTCCCCTGCCTCCGGTGGCGGCTGCTGTGGTGGCGGCTGCGGCTGCTGA
- a CDS encoding lytic transglycosylase domain-containing protein yields the protein MADGEERSTLRPLRPATPRADSGAGPDGPATRLPRPRRPWLSSGKPADDAAAKPAGDATPDSLTAGSEPATAIDNGADTSSDAAAPESTPTTTVEESTPESDAPVARRRRMRFVPAVRLPGPRVAARATRDWSRRPSGRLTLPGVFLLALVAATATAGALLVPAALRAPRPVAVDATAGVPDALPSDLPPSGAAPPPGQFPPPTATLPPGATPPGTAAPAGGRPSDTLAGWARDTGAKVGIDPTAMQAYGYAELVLAETDRACGLSWTTLAAIGLVESRHGQANNAQLGADGRAVPEIIGLPLDGQGNRMRITDTDRGELDRDTTYDRAIGPMQFIPTTWAEIGADADNDGRKDPHNIHDAALAAGMYLCKGGRNLTIPGDWWNAILSYNDVRRYAQDVFDAANRYGQASRT from the coding sequence GTGGCAGACGGCGAAGAGCGCAGCACCCTTCGGCCCCTCCGACCGGCCACGCCGCGCGCCGACTCCGGTGCCGGCCCGGACGGGCCGGCGACCAGGCTGCCCCGGCCCCGCCGACCCTGGCTCAGCTCCGGCAAGCCAGCCGACGACGCGGCAGCCAAGCCGGCCGGCGACGCGACGCCTGATTCACTCACCGCCGGGTCGGAGCCGGCAACGGCCATCGACAATGGCGCAGACACCTCGTCCGACGCTGCGGCTCCTGAATCGACGCCGACGACCACTGTCGAGGAGTCCACTCCGGAGTCTGATGCGCCGGTAGCCCGGCGTCGCCGGATGCGCTTCGTGCCCGCCGTACGCCTGCCGGGGCCCCGTGTCGCGGCCCGGGCGACCCGCGACTGGTCGCGCCGGCCCAGCGGCCGGTTGACGCTGCCGGGCGTGTTCCTGCTGGCCCTGGTCGCCGCGACCGCCACGGCCGGCGCACTGCTGGTGCCGGCCGCCCTTCGTGCCCCGCGTCCGGTGGCGGTCGACGCCACCGCCGGCGTGCCCGACGCGCTGCCCAGCGACCTGCCGCCGTCCGGCGCGGCGCCGCCACCTGGGCAGTTCCCGCCACCCACCGCGACCCTTCCGCCGGGCGCGACCCCACCGGGCACCGCCGCGCCGGCCGGTGGACGCCCGTCCGACACCCTGGCCGGCTGGGCCCGCGACACGGGAGCCAAGGTCGGCATCGACCCGACCGCCATGCAGGCGTACGGCTACGCCGAGCTGGTGCTCGCCGAGACCGATCGCGCCTGCGGCCTGAGCTGGACCACGTTGGCCGCGATCGGTCTGGTCGAGTCCCGTCACGGCCAGGCCAACAACGCCCAGCTCGGCGCGGACGGCCGGGCGGTACCGGAGATCATCGGTCTGCCGCTGGACGGTCAGGGCAACCGGATGCGGATCACCGACACCGATCGGGGCGAGTTGGACCGGGACACCACCTATGACCGGGCGATCGGGCCGATGCAGTTCATCCCGACCACCTGGGCAGAGATCGGCGCCGACGCGGACAACGACGGCCGCAAGGACCCGCACAACATCCACGACGCCGCGCTCGCCGCCGGCATGTACCTGTGCAAGGGCGGCCGCAACCTCACCATTCCGGGTGACTGGTGGAACGCGATTCTGTCGTACAACGACGTCCGAAGGTACGCCCAGGATGTCTTCGACGCCGCCAACCGCTACGGACAGGCCAGTCGCACGTGA
- a CDS encoding GNAT family N-acetyltransferase, which produces MVREWDPRTASPAEIASLLDTLNAVLAADLPQDPPWRESSLREYLAEVMPGERRISWIAEEDPAADGTPGAILGQVHVLLLGNIGVLEVLVHPSARRSGLGRDLVLRAARRVYQEGFESIGVEVVGDTPAVAFYESLGFSREYVETRSVLDLSGVDWAELAEMSTGLGAGYRVQFHPGGPPDELIEAYARAKAEIRDIEDGELRPSSYDPQRLRDSLDCLHRRGMKPYIVLALHEQTGEVAGLTEVVVPAQHPTRADQYDTIVVQDHQGYGIDRAIKARMLLELRSAEPQLTEVQTWNAQANEAMLKVNAELGYRTDRDWCEYSIDVAELVHRIDATR; this is translated from the coding sequence ATGGTGCGCGAGTGGGACCCCAGGACCGCGTCGCCCGCCGAGATCGCGTCGCTGCTGGACACGCTGAACGCGGTCCTGGCGGCCGATCTCCCGCAGGATCCGCCGTGGCGGGAGAGTTCCCTGCGGGAGTACCTCGCCGAGGTGATGCCGGGCGAACGGCGGATCTCCTGGATCGCCGAGGAGGATCCCGCTGCCGACGGCACCCCGGGAGCCATCCTCGGTCAGGTACACGTGCTGCTACTCGGCAACATCGGCGTGCTTGAGGTCCTGGTACACCCGAGCGCGCGGCGCAGCGGACTGGGCCGTGATCTCGTCCTGCGCGCGGCCCGGCGCGTCTATCAGGAGGGCTTCGAGTCGATCGGGGTGGAGGTGGTCGGCGACACTCCTGCCGTCGCCTTCTACGAATCGCTCGGCTTCAGCCGGGAGTACGTCGAGACCCGAAGCGTCCTCGACCTCTCCGGCGTCGACTGGGCCGAGCTGGCGGAGATGTCCACCGGGCTCGGTGCGGGCTACCGCGTCCAGTTCCACCCGGGCGGCCCGCCGGACGAGCTGATCGAGGCGTACGCGCGGGCCAAGGCCGAGATCCGCGACATCGAGGACGGCGAGCTACGACCCAGTTCGTACGATCCGCAGCGGCTCCGGGACAGTCTCGACTGCCTACACCGACGGGGCATGAAGCCGTACATCGTGCTCGCGCTACACGAGCAGACCGGTGAGGTGGCCGGCCTGACCGAGGTGGTCGTGCCGGCTCAGCATCCGACCCGTGCCGACCAGTACGACACGATCGTGGTGCAGGATCACCAGGGCTACGGCATCGACCGCGCGATCAAGGCTCGGATGCTGCTGGAGCTGCGCTCCGCCGAGCCGCAGCTGACCGAGGTGCAGACCTGGAACGCGCAGGCCAACGAGGCCATGCTCAAGGTCAACGCCGAGTTGGGTTACCGCACCGACCGGGACTGGTGCGAATACAGCATCGACGTCGCCGAGCTGGTCCACCGCATCGACGCCACGCGCTGA
- the hemC gene encoding hydroxymethylbilane synthase — MNDAPLRLGTRGSKLAMAQSGHVAEALTARTGRPVELVEVVTAGDRSSAPVHRLGVGVFVSALRDALVAGTIDFAVHSYKDLPIATAAGLHIAAVPPRQDPRDALIARDGRTLAELPPGAIVGTGALRRIAQLHALGMPLSVTPIRGNIDTRLARVLGPEADLDAVVLARAGLARIDRSDVITETLDPMLMLPAPAQGALAVECRVDDPDLVELLALLDHAPSRAAVTAERAMLATLEAGCSAPVAAYAELAEGENGDEIYLRGAVISPDGIHEVRLSRTGTPADAAEIGKALAAELLDLGADSILGPQGHDGPGTQQFGSTE, encoded by the coding sequence ATGAACGACGCCCCGCTGCGCCTCGGTACCCGGGGCAGCAAGCTGGCGATGGCCCAGTCGGGCCACGTCGCCGAGGCACTGACGGCCCGTACCGGACGCCCCGTCGAACTGGTCGAGGTGGTCACCGCCGGTGACCGGTCCAGCGCGCCGGTGCATCGGCTCGGGGTCGGCGTCTTCGTCTCCGCGCTGCGTGACGCGCTGGTCGCCGGCACGATCGACTTCGCGGTGCACTCGTACAAGGACCTGCCCATCGCAACCGCGGCGGGGCTGCACATCGCCGCGGTGCCGCCACGACAGGATCCGCGCGACGCGCTGATCGCCCGCGACGGCAGGACGCTCGCCGAACTTCCTCCCGGCGCGATCGTCGGCACCGGCGCGTTGCGCCGGATCGCCCAGCTGCACGCGCTGGGCATGCCGCTGTCGGTCACCCCGATCCGGGGCAACATCGACACCCGGCTCGCCCGGGTGCTGGGACCGGAGGCCGACCTGGACGCCGTCGTCCTGGCCCGAGCGGGCCTGGCCCGCATCGACCGGAGCGACGTCATCACCGAGACGCTCGACCCGATGCTGATGCTGCCGGCACCCGCTCAGGGTGCCCTGGCGGTCGAGTGCCGGGTCGACGACCCGGATCTGGTCGAACTGCTCGCCCTGCTCGACCATGCGCCGTCCCGCGCCGCGGTCACCGCGGAACGGGCGATGCTGGCCACCCTGGAGGCCGGATGCTCCGCTCCGGTCGCCGCCTACGCCGAACTCGCCGAAGGCGAGAACGGCGATGAGATCTACCTGCGCGGAGCGGTGATCAGCCCGGACGGTATCCACGAGGTCCGGCTGTCCCGCACCGGTACGCCCGCCGACGCGGCGGAGATCGGTAAGGCACTCGCCGCCGAACTCCTCGACCTCGGCGCCGACTCGATCCTCGGCCCGCAAGGACACGACGGCCCGGGGACCCAGCAATTTGGGAGCACAGAATGA
- the hemB gene encoding porphobilinogen synthase, translating to MPYPEIRPRRLRRTSAMRRLVAETRVDPAELVVPMFVKEGLTEPRAIASLPGVLQHSRDSLRKAAVEAVQAGVGGIMLFGVPASRDECGSGGIDPNGILNVAIRDVVAEVGDATVVMSDLCLDEFTSHGHCGVLTPAGEVDNDATLAAYAEMAVAQAAAGVGVVGPSGMMDGQVGVVRRALDAAGHTDVAVLAYAVKYASAFFGPFRDAVESALDGDRRAYQQDPANLRESLREVELDVAEGADMVMVKPALPYLDVVSAVRAAVDVPVAAYQVSGEYATVEAAAANGWIDRERVMLETLTSIRRAGAQIILTYWAVEAAQLLRQRY from the coding sequence GTGCCGTACCCAGAGATCCGGCCCCGTCGGCTGCGCCGAACCTCGGCGATGCGTCGGCTGGTCGCCGAGACCCGCGTCGACCCGGCCGAGCTGGTCGTGCCGATGTTCGTCAAGGAGGGGCTGACCGAGCCGCGCGCCATCGCCTCGCTGCCGGGCGTGCTCCAGCACTCCCGCGACTCGCTGCGCAAGGCGGCGGTGGAGGCGGTGCAGGCCGGCGTCGGCGGCATCATGCTCTTCGGCGTGCCGGCGTCGCGCGACGAGTGCGGCTCCGGCGGCATCGACCCGAACGGCATCCTCAACGTCGCGATCCGTGACGTGGTGGCCGAGGTGGGCGACGCCACCGTGGTGATGAGTGACCTCTGCCTGGACGAGTTCACCTCGCACGGGCACTGCGGGGTGCTCACCCCGGCCGGTGAGGTGGACAACGACGCCACCCTCGCCGCGTACGCCGAGATGGCGGTGGCCCAGGCCGCCGCCGGGGTCGGGGTGGTCGGCCCGTCCGGGATGATGGACGGCCAGGTCGGGGTGGTACGCCGGGCACTCGACGCGGCCGGTCACACCGACGTGGCAGTGCTCGCGTACGCCGTGAAGTACGCCTCGGCCTTCTTCGGCCCCTTCCGCGACGCGGTGGAGTCGGCGCTGGACGGGGATCGACGGGCCTACCAGCAGGATCCGGCCAACCTGCGCGAGTCGCTGCGCGAGGTCGAACTGGATGTCGCCGAGGGCGCCGACATGGTGATGGTCAAGCCGGCGCTGCCGTACCTCGACGTGGTGTCGGCGGTCCGCGCCGCCGTAGATGTCCCCGTGGCGGCCTACCAGGTTTCCGGCGAGTACGCGACTGTCGAGGCGGCTGCCGCGAACGGCTGGATCGATCGGGAGCGGGTGATGCTGGAGACCCTCACCTCGATTCGCCGCGCCGGTGCCCAGATCATCCTCACCTACTGGGCCGTCGAGGCCGCCCAACTGCTCCGCCAGCGCTACTGA